The following proteins are co-located in the Candidatus Acidiferrales bacterium genome:
- the nuoK gene encoding NADH-quinone oxidoreductase subunit NuoK, which translates to MIPTSNYLMLSAVLFTIGVIGVLTRRNIVIILMSIELILNAVNINLVVFSRQLGSVAGQVFAIFIITDAAAEVVVGLGILIALFRNRETVNADEIDLLKW; encoded by the coding sequence TTGATTCCTACTAGCAACTATCTGATGCTCAGCGCGGTTCTCTTCACCATCGGCGTGATTGGTGTCCTCACTCGGCGCAACATCGTCATCATCCTGATGTCTATCGAGCTCATCCTGAACGCCGTTAACATCAACCTCGTGGTGTTTTCCCGGCAGCTTGGTTCGGTGGCCGGGCAGGTTTTTGCAATCTTTATCATTACGGACGCGGCAGCCGAAGTCGTTGTTGGTCTGGGCATCCTGATTGCTCTATTCCGTAATCGTGAAACCGTTAACGCGGATGAAATTGATTTACTCAAGTGGTAG